The following coding sequences are from one Streptococcus mitis window:
- a CDS encoding N-acetylmuramoyl-L-alanine amidase family protein, whose protein sequence is MRKTLTGILLATSVLAMATVQQVKAAETGATTTSTTSTVKEVHYATFKNGGPVDIKTALTGSAVTAASIENHPEIANYIYTSSREENGIMYHMYAPTATTGTTNSGTQTNPYHRDNNQNNGSTSNTNGNNNQNGTGTNNNSGSTTSNSSVKAVRFVEYKPGSDVPVDIKDPRTGSAASDTSRLDIANYTYVNGELKGDTLYHIYRSNSTTNTNQNNSNNQNQSTSAGQFKTENGKVYYIKDGKKVTGWQKIDGKTYYFEADGAMKKGLLTAGDKQYYLDEKDGFKQLGFVKVADKVYYFVENGDKKTGFIKIDDKTYYLKEGVRLTGDITVDGKHYFLDEEGVLKPGIVLIDGKKFFIDDEGNRHVGWKKIGLDWYYFSKEDGMKTGWVKDGSWYYLDETGVMKTGWKQVDGNWYYLNGSGAMETGWKFINGSWYHFDSLGKMGTRWIKDNGTWYYLDGSGAMQTGWKFVDGNWYYLNASGAMQTGWLNQGGTWYYLASSGAMKTGWFQVAGKWYYSYSSGALAVNTTINGYTVNANGEWV, encoded by the coding sequence ATGAGAAAAACACTAACAGGTATCTTGCTAGCTACTTCAGTGCTAGCGATGGCTACGGTCCAACAAGTAAAAGCTGCTGAAACAGGGGCAACAACGACTTCAACAACTTCTACGGTTAAAGAAGTCCACTATGCAACATTTAAAAATGGTGGACCTGTAGATATCAAAACTGCACTAACAGGATCTGCTGTGACAGCTGCATCTATTGAGAATCACCCTGAAATTGCAAATTATATCTATACTTCTAGTAGAGAAGAGAATGGTATTATGTATCATATGTATGCGCCAACTGCTACAACAGGTACTACGAATTCTGGTACTCAGACCAATCCATACCATAGAGATAACAACCAAAACAATGGTAGCACTAGTAATACTAATGGGAACAATAACCAAAATGGTACTGGTACAAACAATAATAGTGGCTCAACAACTTCTAACTCTTCTGTCAAAGCAGTTCGTTTTGTAGAATATAAACCTGGTAGTGATGTTCCAGTTGATATTAAAGATCCACGTACAGGATCTGCAGCTTCTGATACCAGTCGTCTGGATATTGCCAACTATACTTATGTTAATGGTGAATTAAAAGGTGATACACTTTACCATATTTATCGTTCAAATTCAACGACTAATACTAACCAAAATAATAGTAATAATCAAAACCAGTCTACTTCTGCAGGTCAATTCAAAACGGAGAACGGGAAGGTCTACTATATTAAGGACGGCAAAAAGGTTACCGGCTGGCAAAAAATTGATGGTAAGACTTACTACTTTGAAGCTGATGGAGCTATGAAAAAAGGTCTATTGACTGCAGGTGATAAGCAATACTACCTAGATGAAAAAGATGGTTTCAAACAGTTAGGATTTGTAAAAGTTGCTGATAAGGTTTACTATTTTGTTGAAAATGGTGATAAGAAAACTGGCTTTATCAAAATTGATGATAAAACTTACTATCTAAAAGAAGGTGTTCGTCTAACAGGGGATATTACAGTAGACGGGAAACATTATTTCTTAGATGAGGAAGGTGTCCTTAAACCAGGTATTGTTTTAATTGATGGTAAAAAATTCTTCATCGATGATGAGGGAAATCGTCATGTTGGATGGAAGAAAATTGGACTGGATTGGTATTATTTCTCTAAAGAAGATGGAATGAAGACAGGTTGGGTCAAAGATGGGTCATGGTATTACTTGGATGAAACTGGTGTGATGAAAACTGGCTGGAAACAAGTTGATGGTAATTGGTACTATCTTAACGGCTCAGGTGCTATGGAAACTGGCTGGAAATTTATAAATGGCAGCTGGTATCATTTTGATAGTTTAGGTAAAATGGGTACTAGATGGATAAAAGACAATGGTACATGGTATTATCTTGACGGTTCAGGTGCTATGCAGACAGGCTGGAAATTTGTAGATGGCAATTGGTATTACCTCAATGCTTCAGGTGCTATGCAGACAGGTTGGTTGAACCAAGGTGGAACATGGTATTATCTTGCTAGTTCAGGCGCTATGAAGACAGGTTGGTTCCAAGTAGCTGGTAAATGGTATTATTCATATTCTTCAGGAGCTTTGGCAGTTAATACTACAATTAATGGGTATACTGTGAATGCTAATGGTGAATGGGTTTAA
- a CDS encoding N-acetylmuramoyl-L-alanine amidase family protein has protein sequence MKNKKALALALASLTMASAAVLTSYSATTASPVSAEEVVYRTEWVTVINGRSQERKTVFYEDGNQPISKHPSIDGFEYQRTFVEGGRKYYLFVEKGTKIEDHVNDPDAPVSELNTQGYKTSDKDVKWRESAGNRYLYYKGNPVKGWANVDGKTYYFDSEGVMAHGVLENTSERYYLDGQGVKKTGFIKVGEKTYYFVSDGARKTEVVTDNGKTYFVKDGVVTTGAHKVGAKWYFFAEDGTTKSGIVKDSAGKWYYITAEGERKTGLIKDAGDKYYYVTEEGERKFGEITVDGKTYFLTDDSDTKAGWNKVDNHWIYVNKEGKRQVGWLKDGGKWYYFNAEGIMQKWWVKDGNTWYYLNGSGEMQTGWLQDGGTWYYLNSSGAMQTGWAKVGDSWYYLKGSGAMVTGWFQVGGKWYYAYSSGALAVSTTVDGYYVNANGEWV, from the coding sequence ATGAAGAATAAAAAAGCTTTAGCTCTAGCATTAGCTAGTCTAACAATGGCAAGTGCAGCAGTTTTGACAAGTTATTCTGCTACTACTGCTAGTCCAGTAAGTGCGGAAGAAGTTGTTTATAGAACTGAGTGGGTCACAGTGATTAATGGGCGCTCACAGGAGCGTAAGACAGTTTTTTATGAAGATGGTAATCAACCTATTTCAAAACATCCATCAATTGATGGTTTTGAATACCAACGTACTTTTGTTGAAGGTGGGAGAAAATATTACCTATTTGTTGAAAAAGGAACAAAGATTGAAGATCATGTAAATGATCCAGATGCTCCAGTTAGTGAATTAAATACTCAGGGTTATAAGACGTCTGACAAGGATGTAAAATGGCGTGAGTCAGCTGGGAATCGTTATCTTTACTATAAAGGAAACCCTGTAAAAGGTTGGGCAAATGTTGATGGTAAAACTTACTATTTTGATAGTGAAGGTGTTATGGCTCACGGAGTACTTGAAAACACCTCTGAACGTTACTATCTAGATGGACAAGGTGTTAAGAAAACTGGTTTCATTAAAGTAGGAGAAAAAACCTATTATTTTGTGTCAGATGGAGCTCGTAAGACAGAAGTTGTTACCGATAATGGTAAAACTTATTTTGTCAAAGATGGTGTTGTGACAACTGGAGCTCATAAAGTTGGGGCAAAATGGTACTTCTTTGCTGAAGATGGCACAACCAAGTCAGGTATTGTAAAAGACAGTGCTGGTAAATGGTATTACATCACAGCAGAAGGTGAACGTAAGACTGGTCTTATCAAGGATGCTGGAGATAAGTATTACTATGTTACTGAAGAAGGTGAGCGTAAGTTCGGTGAAATCACTGTTGATGGTAAAACGTACTTCTTGACAGATGATTCTGATACTAAAGCTGGCTGGAACAAAGTTGACAATCATTGGATTTATGTAAATAAAGAAGGTAAACGTCAAGTTGGTTGGCTTAAAGATGGTGGTAAATGGTACTATTTTAACGCTGAAGGCATCATGCAAAAATGGTGGGTTAAAGATGGCAACACTTGGTACTATCTAAATGGTTCAGGTGAGATGCAAACTGGCTGGTTGCAAGATGGTGGCACTTGGTACTACCTAAATAGTTCAGGTGCTATGCAAACAGGTTGGGCTAAAGTAGGTGATTCATGGTACTACCTCAAAGGCTCAGGTGCTATGGTAACTGGTTGGTTCCAAGTTGGTGGTAAATGGTACTATGCTTATAGTTCAGGTGCCCTTGCAGTAAGTACTACAGTCGATGGCTACTATGTAAATGCCAACGGTGAATGGGTATAA
- a CDS encoding N-acetylmuramoyl-L-alanine amidase family protein, which produces MKKVLLTSAVALAAFGAVQAVSADGNNGYSTGRVNPLTGKIDQANYSGNTVVSAHTGVVADADQYKPATPATNPYAVRNRIGKDGKVLPDVFGNGTHVRVHVKDVQGNPVAGVKVAALVYKTPEDFDNYKKPALIEGTTDAAGDVEFAVENGGYVVYRVDQAPKGYFVPANLTVGTLLDAEEVVREGSDMFVNGELTIEKTDTYNVARTEWVQGENGWHYFDNNKQATGWKQVDGKWYFFNAEGVMQKWWVKDGNTWYYLNGSGAMETGWLQDGGKWYFLEASGAMKASQWFEVAGKWYYVDGSGALAVNTTVGGYTVNGNGEWVK; this is translated from the coding sequence ATGAAAAAAGTTTTATTGACAAGCGCAGTCGCTCTTGCAGCATTTGGTGCTGTACAAGCTGTTTCAGCTGATGGTAACAACGGTTATAGTACTGGTCGTGTAAACCCACTTACTGGTAAAATCGACCAAGCTAACTATAGCGGAAACACAGTTGTTTCAGCTCACACTGGTGTAGTTGCTGATGCTGACCAATACAAACCAGCAACTCCAGCTACAAACCCATACGCTGTAAGAAATCGTATCGGTAAAGATGGTAAGGTTTTACCAGATGTATTTGGTAATGGTACTCATGTTCGTGTACATGTTAAAGATGTCCAAGGTAACCCTGTAGCAGGTGTTAAAGTAGCTGCTTTAGTATACAAAACACCAGAAGACTTTGACAACTACAAAAAACCAGCTTTAATTGAAGGAACTACTGACGCAGCAGGTGATGTTGAGTTTGCTGTTGAAAACGGTGGTTATGTAGTTTACCGTGTTGATCAAGCTCCAAAAGGTTACTTTGTTCCTGCTAATCTTACAGTAGGTACTCTACTTGATGCAGAAGAAGTTGTACGTGAAGGTTCAGACATGTTTGTTAACGGTGAGTTGACAATCGAAAAAACTGACACTTATAACGTTGCTCGTACTGAGTGGGTTCAAGGTGAAAACGGATGGCACTACTTCGACAACAACAAACAAGCTACTGGTTGGAAACAAGTTGACGGTAAATGGTACTTCTTTAACGCTGAAGGCGTAATGCAAAAATGGTGGGTTAAAGATGGTAACACTTGGTACTACCTAAACGGTTCAGGTGCTATGGAAACTGGTTGGTTGCAAGACGGTGGCAAATGGTACTTCCTTGAAGCATCAGGTGCTATGAAAGCTAGCCAATGGTTTGAAGTTGCTGGTAAATGGTACTACGTTGACGGTTCAGGTGCCCTTGCAGTTAACACAACTGTAGGTGGATACACTGTAAACGGAAACGGTGAATGGGTTAAATAA
- a CDS encoding ribose-phosphate diphosphokinase produces the protein MSFSDLKLFALSSNQELAKRVAQEIGIELGKSSVRQFSDGEIQVNIEESIRGKHVFILQSTSSPVNDNLLEILIMVDALKRASAESVNVVMPYYGYARQDRKARAREPITSKLVANMLEVAGVDRLLTIDLHAAQIQGFFDIPVDHLMGAPLIADYFERRGMVGSDYVVVSPDHGGVTRARKLAEFLKTSIAIIDKRRSVDKMNTSEVMNIIGKVEGKTCILIDDMIDTAGTICHAADALAEAGAVEVYASCTHPVLSGPAMDNIQKSAIKKLVVLDTIYLPEERLIDKIEQISIAHLLGDAIVRIHEKRPLSPLFSIEKKI, from the coding sequence ATGTCTTTTTCTGATTTAAAGCTGTTTGCCCTTTCTTCTAATCAAGAATTGGCAAAACGTGTAGCGCAGGAGATTGGGATAGAGTTGGGGAAATCAAGTGTTCGCCAATTTTCAGATGGAGAGATTCAGGTCAACATCGAAGAATCAATCCGTGGGAAACACGTCTTTATCCTACAATCAACTAGCTCGCCTGTAAATGACAATCTGCTTGAAATTTTGATTATGGTGGATGCTTTGAAGCGTGCGAGTGCAGAATCTGTCAATGTTGTCATGCCTTACTATGGGTATGCACGTCAGGATAGAAAGGCGAGAGCGCGTGAGCCAATCACTTCAAAACTTGTCGCAAATATGCTTGAAGTAGCTGGAGTGGATCGTCTATTGACCATCGACTTGCATGCTGCGCAGATTCAAGGGTTCTTTGATATTCCTGTGGATCATTTGATGGGAGCTCCTCTGATTGCGGATTATTTTGAGCGTCGTGGCATGGTTGGTTCTGACTATGTGGTTGTCAGCCCAGACCATGGAGGGGTGACTCGTGCCCGTAAGTTGGCAGAATTTTTGAAAACATCTATTGCTATCATTGACAAACGTCGTAGTGTTGATAAGATGAATACCAGTGAAGTCATGAACATCATCGGTAAGGTCGAAGGCAAGACTTGTATCTTGATTGATGATATGATTGATACTGCTGGAACGATTTGTCATGCGGCAGATGCCCTTGCAGAAGCTGGTGCTGTTGAAGTCTATGCGAGCTGTACGCACCCAGTTCTTTCTGGTCCTGCTATGGACAATATCCAAAAATCAGCTATTAAGAAATTGGTTGTTTTGGATACCATCTATCTGCCAGAAGAGCGTTTGATTGATAAGATTGAGCAAATTTCAATCGCTCATCTCCTAGGAGATGCTATTGTACGTATCCATGAAAAACGCCCACTTTCTCCACTTTTCAGTATTGAGAAAAAGATTTAA
- a CDS encoding PrsW family intramembrane metalloprotease — MKKNSILFIFILLLCIGLQYETIYYTDGSMSGAEYGLMGVSIFLALFYMIPALYFLFRIGKKWELSKNALILSLLGGMFLSGWLSSFANTYIHDLLEVLFPDSAFLNAFESAIVAPLVEEPLKLLPLVFVLALIPVRKLKSLFLLGIASGLGFQMIEDIGYIRTDLPEGFDFTISRILERIISGIASHWTFSGLAVVGVYLLYRAYKGQKVGKKQGLIFLGLALGTHFLFNSPFVELETELPLAIPVVTAIALYGFYQAYRFVEKHNELMN; from the coding sequence ATGAAGAAAAACAGCATTTTATTTATTTTTATTTTATTGCTATGTATTGGTTTGCAGTATGAAACAATCTACTATACGGATGGTTCGATGTCAGGTGCAGAATATGGCCTAATGGGAGTTTCTATCTTTCTAGCTCTCTTTTACATGATTCCGGCTCTTTATTTCCTTTTCCGTATTGGGAAAAAATGGGAATTGTCAAAGAATGCCTTGATTCTGTCTTTATTGGGTGGGATGTTCCTTTCAGGTTGGTTGTCTAGCTTTGCTAATACCTATATCCATGATTTATTGGAGGTTCTTTTCCCAGATAGTGCATTTTTAAATGCCTTTGAAAGTGCGATTGTGGCTCCTTTGGTAGAAGAACCCTTGAAATTGTTGCCACTTGTCTTTGTTTTAGCTTTGATTCCTGTGCGAAAATTAAAATCTTTGTTTTTACTTGGGATTGCTTCTGGTTTGGGATTCCAAATGATTGAGGATATTGGCTACATTCGTACAGATTTGCCAGAGGGCTTTGACTTTACTATTTCGAGAATTTTAGAGCGTATCATCTCAGGAATTGCCTCTCACTGGACTTTTTCAGGTTTGGCGGTAGTAGGTGTTTACTTGCTTTACAGAGCCTATAAAGGACAGAAGGTTGGCAAGAAACAGGGGCTTATTTTCCTAGGTTTGGCCTTGGGAACTCATTTCTTGTTTAACTCTCCTTTTGTAGAATTAGAGACAGAGTTGCCACTAGCGATTCCAGTGGTTACGGCTATTGCTCTCTATGGTTTTTATCAGGCTTATCGCTTTGTTGAGAAGCACAATGAGTTGATGAACTAG
- a CDS encoding beta-class carbonic anhydrase, translated as MSYFEQFMQANQAYVALHGQLNLPLKPKTRVAIVTCMDSRLHVAQALGLALGDAHILRNAGGRVTEDMIRSLVISQQQMGTREIVVLHHTDCGAQTFENGPFQEYLKEELGVDVSDQDFLPFQDIEESVREDMQLLIDSPLIPDDVIISGAIYDVDTGSMTVVEL; from the coding sequence GTGTCGTATTTTGAACAGTTTATGCAAGCCAATCAGGCTTATGTTGCCCTACATGGGCAGTTAAATCTGCCACTTAAACCCAAAACAAGAGTGGCTATTGTGACCTGTATGGATTCACGTTTGCACGTGGCGCAAGCTCTGGGCTTGGCACTTGGGGATGCTCATATCTTGCGGAATGCAGGTGGTCGAGTGACTGAGGACATGATTCGTTCGCTAGTTATTTCCCAGCAACAAATGGGGACAAGAGAGATTGTGGTATTGCACCATACAGACTGTGGTGCTCAGACCTTTGAAAATGGGCCTTTTCAGGAGTATTTAAAAGAGGAACTAGGTGTCGATGTGTCAGACCAGGACTTCTTGCCCTTTCAAGATATAGAGGAGAGTGTACGTGAGGACATGCAACTCCTTATCGATTCTCCCCTAATACCAGATGATGTCATTATCTCTGGTGCTATTTACGATGTGGATACAGGAAGTATGACAGTCGTAGAATTATAA
- the radA gene encoding DNA repair protein RadA, translating into MAKKKATFVCQNCGYNSPKYLGRCPNCGSWSSFVEEVEVAEVKNARVSLTGEKTKPMKLAEVTSINVNRTKTDMEEFNRVLGGGVVPGSLVLIGGDPGIGKSTLLLQVSTQLSQVGTVLYVSGEESAQQIKLRAERLGDIDSEFYLYAETNMQSVRAEVERIQPDFLIIDSIQTIMSPEISGVQGSVSQVREVTAELMQLAKTNNIAIFIVGHVTKEGTLAGPRMLEHMVDTVLYFEGERHHTFRILRAVKNRFGSTNEIGIFEMQSGGLVEVLNPSQVFLEERLDGATGSSIVVTMEGTRPILAEVQALVTPTMFGNAKRTTTGLDFNRASLIMAVLEKRAGLLLQNQDAYLKSAGGVKLDEPAIDLAVAVAIASSYKDKPTNPQECFVGELGLTGEIRRVNRIEQRINEAAKLGFTKIYVPKNSLTGITSPKEIQVIGVTTIQEVLKKVFA; encoded by the coding sequence ATCGCAAAGAAAAAAGCGACATTTGTATGTCAAAATTGTGGGTATAATTCCCCTAAATATCTGGGACGATGTCCTAACTGTGGGTCTTGGTCTTCCTTTGTAGAAGAGGTTGAGGTTGCCGAGGTCAAAAATGCGCGTGTGTCTTTAACAGGTGAGAAAACCAAGCCCATGAAACTGGCTGAGGTGACTTCTATCAACGTCAATCGAACCAAGACGGACATGGAGGAATTCAACCGTGTACTTGGAGGCGGAGTGGTACCGGGAAGTCTCGTTCTTATCGGTGGGGATCCTGGAATCGGGAAATCAACCCTTCTCCTACAAGTTTCAACCCAGCTGTCTCAAGTTGGGACTGTTCTCTACGTCAGTGGGGAGGAGTCTGCCCAGCAGATTAAACTACGTGCAGAGCGTTTGGGTGATATTGATAGCGAGTTTTATCTCTATGCAGAGACCAATATGCAGAGTGTTCGAGCTGAGGTGGAGCGCATCCAACCAGACTTCCTCATTATTGACTCTATCCAGACCATTATGTCTCCTGAGATTTCAGGGGTGCAGGGGTCTGTTTCTCAGGTGCGTGAAGTGACAGCTGAACTTATGCAGCTGGCCAAAACCAATAACATTGCCATATTTATCGTAGGGCATGTAACCAAGGAAGGAACCTTGGCTGGGCCTCGTATGTTGGAGCATATGGTGGATACGGTGCTTTACTTTGAAGGGGAGCGTCATCATACCTTCCGTATTTTGAGGGCGGTCAAAAATCGTTTTGGTTCTACCAATGAGATTGGGATTTTTGAGATGCAGTCGGGCGGTTTGGTTGAGGTTCTCAATCCGAGTCAAGTTTTCTTAGAAGAGCGTTTGGATGGGGCGACTGGTTCTTCTATCGTTGTGACTATGGAGGGGACGCGTCCGATTTTGGCGGAGGTTCAGGCTTTGGTTACACCGACTATGTTTGGAAATGCCAAGCGTACGACGACAGGACTTGATTTTAACCGTGCTAGTCTGATTATGGCTGTTTTGGAAAAACGGGCAGGTCTTCTCTTGCAAAATCAGGATGCTTACCTAAAATCTGCTGGCGGTGTCAAATTGGATGAACCTGCCATTGACTTAGCTGTTGCTGTTGCCATTGCTTCGAGTTATAAAGACAAGCCTACCAATCCTCAGGAATGTTTTGTAGGAGAACTAGGTTTGACTGGAGAAATTCGGCGCGTGAATCGTATCGAGCAGCGCATCAATGAAGCTGCTAAACTGGGTTTTACTAAAATTTATGTACCTAAGAATTCCTTGACAGGAATCACTTCGCCTAAGGAAATTCAGGTTATTGGCGTGACAACGATTCAGGAAGTTTTGAAAAAGGTCTTTGCATAA
- a CDS encoding histidine phosphatase family protein, with translation MACELVDLDRQGTRMKIIFVRHGEPDYCELEERSYTGFGIDLAPLSEKGRQQAQKLSTNPLLPSAEIIISSAVTRALETAFYVACVTELPLRVEPLLHEWQVYESGTDNFEKARTMFLENKGELLPNSTIQYETATEMKSRFLECMAKYRDYQTVIVVTHNMLMRQFVPNEKIDFCQVIECELEI, from the coding sequence ATGGCGTGCGAACTGGTGGATTTGGATCGACAGGGCACTAGAATGAAGATTATCTTTGTACGTCACGGGGAGCCAGATTATTGTGAGTTAGAGGAGCGTTCTTATACGGGATTTGGGATAGATTTGGCACCCTTGTCTGAGAAGGGACGGCAACAAGCCCAGAAACTGAGCACCAATCCTTTACTCCCTTCAGCTGAAATAATCATATCTTCTGCAGTCACAAGAGCTTTAGAGACGGCTTTTTATGTGGCTTGTGTTACTGAACTTCCTTTGAGAGTGGAGCCATTATTGCATGAATGGCAGGTCTATGAAAGTGGCACAGATAATTTTGAAAAAGCTCGTACTATGTTTCTAGAAAATAAGGGGGAGTTACTTCCTAATAGTACTATTCAATATGAGACAGCTACGGAGATGAAGTCTCGTTTTCTAGAATGCATGGCTAAGTATCGAGATTACCAGACCGTGATAGTGGTAACTCACAACATGCTCATGCGCCAGTTTGTGCCAAATGAGAAGATTGATTTTTGCCAAGTAATTGAGTGTGAGTTAGAGATATAG
- a CDS encoding dUTP diphosphatase, translating to MKIRGFELVSSFTDENLLPKRETAHAAGYDLKVAVRTVIAPGEIVLVPTGVKAYMQPTEVLYLYDRSSNPRKKGLVLINSVGVIDGDYYGNPGNEGHIFAQMKNITDQEVVLEVGERVVQAVFAPFLIADGDAADGVRTGGFGSTGH from the coding sequence ATGAAAATTCGTGGTTTTGAATTGGTTTCTAGTTTTACAGATGAAAATTTATTGCCCAAGCGTGAGACAGCGCATGCGGCTGGTTACGACTTAAAGGTTGCTGTGCGTACAGTTATTGCACCAGGAGAGATTGTCTTGGTTCCGACAGGGGTTAAGGCTTATATGCAACCGACTGAGGTTCTTTACCTTTATGATCGTTCTTCAAACCCTCGTAAGAAGGGTTTGGTTTTAATTAATTCAGTTGGGGTCATTGATGGGGATTATTATGGAAATCCTGGGAATGAAGGACATATTTTTGCGCAGATGAAGAATATCACAGACCAAGAGGTTGTTCTTGAAGTTGGGGAACGTGTTGTCCAGGCTGTCTTTGCTCCTTTCTTAATTGCAGATGGAGATGCAGCTGATGGCGTGCGAACTGGTGGATTTGGATCGACAGGGCACTAG